The sequence below is a genomic window from Microbulbifer hydrolyticus.
TCGCGCGTCGTCACACCACACCCTCGCAAGGCCATATATTACGCCACTCTCGCGCTCGTTCGAGACGGTGGAGAGGGCACGAAAAAATATTTACACCATCGCAATTGATATCAATTCTCATTTTCTTTAGTATCTCGCCAAATCATCACAAACGCGACGTCCAGCCACCGGAGCAGCCCGCCCCGAGTGCCGGATACGCCGCAACCGCGGTGCGGCCTGAAGTCCTTGCTGCCCCCGACTTATATAAATTCACACAACATCGTATTAGGAGCCCCGCATGCGCTGCCTGAAGACTTCTATTGCCCTGGCCATTGCGACTGCCAGCACAGCCACCTTCGCCGCGGAAACGGATTCCCTTATAGAGGAAGAAGTTGTCGTAACAGCCAGCCGTACCGAAAAGCCCCTGAGCGCGATCCCCAACACCGTCACCCTGATCGACCAGCAGGAACTGACCAGCCAGATGGCCGCCACCAGCGACCTGTCGACCATTCTCGGCAACCTGATCCCCAGCTTCTCCCCCAGCCGTCAAAAGATGACCAGCTCCGGCGAGAGCCTGCGCGGCCGCAAGCCGCTGTACCTGATCGACGGCGTGCCCCAGTCCAACCCGCTGCGCAATGGCGGGCGCGACGGCCACACCATCGACCCGCTGGTACTGGAGCGCGTGGAAGTGATCCACGGTGCCAACGCGATTCACGGCATGGGGGCTTCAGGCGGCATCATCAACCTGGTTAGCCGCACCCCCAGCGACGAGTTCCAGCAGAGCGTGCGTGTCGAGTCTGCACTTCAGAGTGAGGACTTGGGTGAATCCGCGGGATACAACGGCAGCTACAGCCTCTCCGGCAAAGTGGACGCAGTGGATGTACTGGCGAGCGTTACCTACCGCAGTAGCGGTGTCGGCTATGACGCCAATGGCGATATTGTCGGTTTCGACAATACCCAGGGCGATACCATGGACAGTGAAACTACCAATGCCTTTATCAAGACTGGCTACAGCTGGGACGACCAGCGCGTACAGCTGACCGTCAACCGCTTTCTGGTGGAGGGCAACAACAACTGGTTGAGCGTGGACGGCGATATCGCCGCCGGCATTGCCACCACCGCCGTCGAAGCCCCGGTACCCGGCGATGCGCCCTCCAACGAGGTCACCACCATCAATCTGCAGTACAGCAACGAAGACCTGTTCGGCCAGAAAGTACGTGCCCAGGTATTTTCCCAGGACTTCGCCGGCACTTACGGGGGCGGCACCTTCGGTACCTTCCAGGACCCCGCCTACGGCGATGAAATCTTTGACCAGTCCCAGAACAACTCGGAAAAGCGCGGCCTGAAACTGACCCTGATCAAGGACGATATCGCCGGCAGCGCAATCAGCCTGGCCTATGGTGTCGACCTGCTGCAGGACGAAACCTGGCAGCAGCTGGTACAGACCGGCCGCGCCTGGGTTCCACCAACCAAGTACAAAAGCACGGCACCTTACGCGCAGGCCGAATTCAGCGGGATCGAGCAGGTGACCATCACCGCCGGCGTGCGCCATGAGCGCTCCAAACTGAACGTCGATGACTTCACCACCCTGGCCTCCTATGGCAGCCAGTTTGTGGAAGGTGGCAACCCCGAGTTCAGCGAAACCCTCGCCAATATCG
It includes:
- a CDS encoding TonB-dependent receptor, yielding MRCLKTSIALAIATASTATFAAETDSLIEEEVVVTASRTEKPLSAIPNTVTLIDQQELTSQMAATSDLSTILGNLIPSFSPSRQKMTSSGESLRGRKPLYLIDGVPQSNPLRNGGRDGHTIDPLVLERVEVIHGANAIHGMGASGGIINLVSRTPSDEFQQSVRVESALQSEDLGESAGYNGSYSLSGKVDAVDVLASVTYRSSGVGYDANGDIVGFDNTQGDTMDSETTNAFIKTGYSWDDQRVQLTVNRFLVEGNNNWLSVDGDIAAGIATTAVEAPVPGDAPSNEVTTINLQYSNEDLFGQKVRAQVFSQDFAGTYGGGTFGTFQDPAYGDEIFDQSQNNSEKRGLKLTLIKDDIAGSAISLAYGVDLLQDETWQQLVQTGRAWVPPTKYKSTAPYAQAEFSGIEQVTITAGVRHERSKLNVDDFTTLASYGSQFVEGGNPEFSETLANIGATYAVTDSLRIYANYSEGFSMPDVGRVLRGISEPGLNAESFLELKPILTQNHELGLDFNNERFGAQVAVYSSDSDFGQRLALGDDGIYSVKREKTDIDGAELRGQWFATDTDTLEVRYAYTKGRYDNDGDGKVDTDLDGRNISPNRFNLSWARSWTENLSTRLQANWLLDRDFENSTGEITTEFNGYTIVDASAQLKALGGEFALGLQNLTNEDYFTYYSQTAGNNTRNFKGLGRSVNLSYSKVF